DNA sequence from the Deferribacterota bacterium genome:
ATTGGTGGTGGCATGAAAGGGAATATGTTTGCACTTAGGATTGGTTTGTATTTATTATTAGCCTTATATATTATTGATTTTATATGTTGATCAGAGCTTTTTCTTTCGTCCCATGGCTCTAAAGAGGCTATAGCAAAACCAACATTTTCTGCTTGGCCGCTGAGCAAGCTAAAGCCACTAACTGCTAAAACATCATCTACTCCTTTTATATTTAGTAATATATTTGTGACATTATCTAGTACCATTTGTGTTCTCTCAAGTGATGCACCTTCAGGTAATTTAACATCATTAAAAAAACCACCCCTGTCCTCTTCAGGAAGAAAGCTTGATGGTATAATTTCTGTGAGGTACCACGTGCTCAATAAGACAGATATAAAAATAAAGGCAGGGACAGCAATGCGCCTGAGAAGCCATGCAACCCATTTTCCATATAATCTTCTAGAGAAATCCATATATCTGTTAAACCACCCAAAGGGTCCCTTTGTAGTTAGTTTAGTTTTTCTTAAAAATATAGAACAGAGAGCAGGGCTTAAGGTTAACGAATTTATTGCTGAAATTACAACAGATACGCAGATTGTAACCCCAAACTGTTTATATAGTTGACCAACTATGCCTGGCATAAATGCAATGGGGACAAAAACTGCAAGTAAAACGAGTGTTGTTGCAACAATCGGACCAGTTACTTGGTCCATTGCTTTTATGCTGGCAGCTTTTGGGTCCAAACCTTCTTCAATTAGTCTATGCACATTTTCAACAACAACTATTGCATCATCAACAACTAATCCAATTGCCAAAATCAATGCAAATAAAACTACTGTGTTAGCTGAAAAACCGAGGGCTAAAAGGAATGCAAATGTGCCAATAATAGATACTGGTATAGCAGCAGTAGGTATAAGGGTTGCACGCCAATCTTGTAAAAATATAAATATTACTAAGACAACAAGTAAAAAGGTAAAAAATAGAGTAAACACAATTTCACTAATAGCTTCTCTTACGTAGTCTGTTGTATCATAGATTATTTCGTACTCTATATCCCCTGGCATTATCTCTTTTAGATCTTTTAATTGGGCTCTTACTTCATTCATTGTAAGAACAGCATTTGCCTCACTAGATCTGTATACTGCCATACCTACTGTGGGCTGCCCATTCTTAAAAGCTATTGGGCTGTATTCTTTGCTGTCCAATTCTATTCTTGCTATATCCTTAAGCCTTACAAGACCACCTTGCTCATTTGATCTAACTACAATATCCTCAAATTCCTCTGCTTCAGTGAGTCTCCCTTTTGCTCTTAGAACATATTGAACTTCTTGTCCTGGAACAGCGGGTACAGTTCCCATATAACCGATTGTTGCTTGCAAATTTTGGGATTGAATTGCATCTATTACTTCATCCTCACTTAGGTTGAGTGCTCTTAATTTATCTGGTTTAAGCCAGATTCTCATACTATAATCAAATTCTCCAAATATAAAAACATCATTAACCCCAGCAATTCTAACTAAACTGTCTTTAACAGTTCTTGTTAAATAGTTTGTCATAAATACTCTATCGTATGTATTATTTGGAGAAACAAATGTAATAACACCTAGCATGTCAGTTGAACGCCTTCTTACATCAATACCCTGATCAAG
Encoded proteins:
- a CDS encoding efflux RND transporter permease subunit — translated: MFSKIFIERPRLATVISVIITMAGIIAIFNIPVAEFPQITPPVVRVSTVYPGANAEVVRDTVAAPIEQEVNGVENMLYMESSSSNNGSYELTVTFEIGTNPDINQVNVQNRVQLAEPQLPQEVLDQGIDVRRRSTDMLGVITFVSPNNTYDRVFMTNYLTRTVKDSLVRIAGVNDVFIFGEFDYSMRIWLKPDKLRALNLSEDEVIDAIQSQNLQATIGYMGTVPAVPGQEVQYVLRAKGRLTEAEEFEDIVVRSNEQGGLVRLKDIARIELDSKEYSPIAFKNGQPTVGMAVYRSSEANAVLTMNEVRAQLKDLKEIMPGDIEYEIIYDTTDYVREAISEIVFTLFFTFLLVVLVIFIFLQDWRATLIPTAAIPVSIIGTFAFLLALGFSANTVVLFALILAIGLVVDDAIVVVENVHRLIEEGLDPKAASIKAMDQVTGPIVATTLVLLAVFVPIAFMPGIVGQLYKQFGVTICVSVVISAINSLTLSPALCSIFLRKTKLTTKGPFGWFNRYMDFSRRLYGKWVAWLLRRIAVPAFIFISVLLSTWYLTEIIPSSFLPEEDRGGFFNDVKLPEGASLERTQMVLDNVTNILLNIKGVDDVLAVSGFSLLSGQAENVGFAIASLEPWDERKSSDQHIKSIIYKANNKYKPILSANIFPFMPPP